GGAACTGGTGTTCAAGATCCTGTTCTGCATCTTCGTGGTGATCGGCGCTGCCGCCAGCCTTGGCCCGGTGATCGATTTCTCGGACGCTGCGATCTTTGCCATGGCGGTGGTCAACATCATCGCGCTGTACGCCCTGATGCCGATCGTCAAGAAAGAGCTCAACAGCTATCTGAGCCGATTGAAATCCGGTGAAATCAAGAAGTTTGCCTGATTTCCCAGCACAGACATGACTGGCAGGCCGCCTCCGGGCGGCCTGTTTCATTTTACCTATTCGTCGCCGTTGAGACAGGCCAAGGGGCGAAGGGCCTTGGAATTCCTGGATTTCAAGACGAGGCGCCAAGCGCGAGCCATACAGAAAATGACCGGTTTCGAGGATTTGAAGCGGGCTCGCCGATTTTTTTTCAAGACTATGCCAACCGCCCGTATTTCGGCGGGCGCAGGACCTCTGAATCATTTGAAAAATCATACCTTTTGACGAAAATAGCGGCAAAAACAATGCCAATATACTACCAATAATGGCGTATTTTGACGAAAATCACGAGAGAGAAATGATTTTCATAAAAACAAACTAATAGGTCGACAAGTGGTATCAAATAGGTATTATATATGGTCAGCAGGAGGGCGCAGCGTCCTTCGGCGCGGTTGTCTTGCATCCGGCGTATAACAAGAGTTGGCAAGAGCGTGGCAGCTTCTGAGGAGGCGGGTTCGCAGGTGCCAATTCGATCGCCGGGCAGCAACTTTTGGAGGCGTCCATAACGGATGAGCTTTTCGGAGGAGTCACATGAAACGGAAATTCCTAGCACTGGCCCTGGCCAGCACCGCTCTTTTCACGTCGGCCGCCTATGCGGAAGATGTCACCCTGACCATCGAAAGCTGGCGCAATGACGACCTGGCCCTGTGGCAGGACAAGATCATTCCGGCCTTTGAAGCCAGCCACCCGGGCATCAAGCTGAAATTCACCCCGTCCGCACCGACGGAATACAACGCCGCTCTGAACTCCAAGCTGGACGCCGGGTCTGCTGGCGACCTGATCACCTGTCGCCCGTTCGATGCTTCCCTGGCTCTTTATGATGCAGGTCACCTTGCCGACCTGTCCGACATGGAAGCCATGGGCAACTTCTCTGACGTCGCCAAGGCCGCCTGGCAGAGCGACGATGGCACGGCCAGCTTCTGTGTTCCGATGGCATCCGTCATTCACGGTTTCATCTACAACAAGGATGCGTTCGAGGAAGTCGGCGTTGAAGTCCCGACCACCGAAGCCGAGTTCTTCGCAGCCCTCGACCGGTTCAAGGAAGACGGCACCTATATCCCGATGGCCATGGGCACCAATGACCAGTGGGAAGCGGCCACGATGGGCTACCAGAACATTGGTCCGAACTACTGGAAGGGCGAAACCGGCCGTCAGGCTCTGCTCCTCGGCGTGCAGAAGCTGACCGACGAGCCGTGGGTTGCACCTTACCGGACCCTGGCACGGTGGGCCGAATATCTCGGCGACGGTTACGAAGCCCAGACCTATCCGGACAGCCAGAACATCTTCACGCTTGGTCGTGCCGCCGTTTATCCGGCTGGTAGCTGGGAAATCTCTGGCTTTAATGCGCAGGCCGACTTCGAAATGGGGGCTTTCAAGCCGCCGGTTCAATACGAAGGCGACACCTGCTACATCTCCGACCACACGGATATCGGTATCGGCATGAATGCCAAGACCGCGCATCCGGAAGCCGCCAAGACGTTCCTTGCCTGGGTGGCTTCGCCGGAATTTGCCAGCATCTTCGGCAACGCGCTGCCGGGCTTCTTCCCGCTGTCCAAGGCTCCGGTTGAGCTGGACGATCCGCTTGCCAAGGAATTCGTCAGCTGGCGCGGCGAGTGCGAAAGCACCATCCGCTCCACGTACCAGATCCTTTCGCGCGGCACTCCGAACCTCGAAAACGAGACCTGGGGTGCATCTGCAGCGGCCATCAAGGGAACCGATACACCGGAAGCCCTCGGTCAGAAGCTGCAGGAAGGCCTGGCCAGCTGGTACGAGCCGCATCAATAATCGGCTTGTCAAACCTATCGCCCGGACAGACAGTGTCTGTCCGGGTTCGTTTTACCGGAGACCTCGGAGCTTAAGATGAGCAAGCCCCGCTTCCGCTGGCACATTGTCGTGTTTCTGGCACCAGCAGTCCTGGTCTACACGGCCGTGATGATCTTTCCGCTGTTCAACACCCTTCGGCTTGCGCTTTACAGCAAGATCGACCAGGAGCGCGTGTTTGTCGGCCTGCAGAATTTCTACACCCTGCTCGGGGACCCCATCTGGGCGGACCAGTTCTGGAATGCCCTTGGCAACAATTTCTGGTTCTTCCTGATCCACATGCTGGTGCAGAACCCGATCGGCATCGCGCTTGCCGCGATCCTGAGCCATCCGCGCCTGCGTTTTGCGGCTTTCTATCGCTCGGCGATCTTCATTCCGACCATCCTCTCCTTTGTGATTGTCGGTTTTGCCTGGAAGCTGATCCTGTCACCGATCTGGGGCATTGCCCCGTCCATGCTGGACGCGGTCGGACTCAAGTCGCTGTTCGCCCCTTGGCTCGGCAAGGAAGAATACGCCCTGACCACGCTGTCGCTCATCTCCGTCTGGCAGTTTGTGGGTATCCCGATGATGCTGATCTATGCCGCACTTCTGTCCATTCCCGAAGAGGTTCTGGAAGCGGGGGAAATCGACGGCATCACCGGCATGTCGGCCTTCTGGAAGATCAAGCTGCCGCTGATCCTGCCGTC
This genomic interval from Labrenzia sp. VG12 contains the following:
- a CDS encoding carbohydrate ABC transporter permease; translation: MSKPRFRWHIVVFLAPAVLVYTAVMIFPLFNTLRLALYSKIDQERVFVGLQNFYTLLGDPIWADQFWNALGNNFWFFLIHMLVQNPIGIALAAILSHPRLRFAAFYRSAIFIPTILSFVIVGFAWKLILSPIWGIAPSMLDAVGLKSLFAPWLGKEEYALTTLSLISVWQFVGIPMMLIYAALLSIPEEVLEAGEIDGITGMSAFWKIKLPLILPSIGIISILTFVGNFNAFDLIYTSQGALAGPDFSTDILGTFMYRTFFGFQLQLGDPYMGSAIASAMFAIILVGVCIYLFGIQTRMRRYQL
- a CDS encoding ABC transporter substrate-binding protein; the encoded protein is MKRKFLALALASTALFTSAAYAEDVTLTIESWRNDDLALWQDKIIPAFEASHPGIKLKFTPSAPTEYNAALNSKLDAGSAGDLITCRPFDASLALYDAGHLADLSDMEAMGNFSDVAKAAWQSDDGTASFCVPMASVIHGFIYNKDAFEEVGVEVPTTEAEFFAALDRFKEDGTYIPMAMGTNDQWEAATMGYQNIGPNYWKGETGRQALLLGVQKLTDEPWVAPYRTLARWAEYLGDGYEAQTYPDSQNIFTLGRAAVYPAGSWEISGFNAQADFEMGAFKPPVQYEGDTCYISDHTDIGIGMNAKTAHPEAAKTFLAWVASPEFASIFGNALPGFFPLSKAPVELDDPLAKEFVSWRGECESTIRSTYQILSRGTPNLENETWGASAAAIKGTDTPEALGQKLQEGLASWYEPHQ